A single window of Uloborus diversus isolate 005 chromosome 5, Udiv.v.3.1, whole genome shotgun sequence DNA harbors:
- the LOC129223203 gene encoding probable endochitinase: protein MNNHPAAVHCTTPSEKPESTTTTSNALFPCPDPEGLYPVTGNCSSFYQCSEGKPYFAICPEGLHFNKLYDVCEHPCDAKCDPTINCSTRRKRSFREFPDKFVKIMAKIFPLNSQQQKKFKANSKFFKPKW from the exons ATGAATAACCATCCTGCAGCAGTcc ACTGTACTACTCCGTCTGAAAAACCAGAGTCAACAACGACGACATCCAATGCACTGTTTCCATGTCCTGATCCAGAGGGGCTCTATCCAGTCACAGGGAATTGCTCGTCTTTTTATCAGTGTTCTGAAGGGAAGCCGTACTTTGCCATATGTCCAGAAGGTCTTCATTTCAACAAATTATATGACGTGTGTGAACATCCTTGTGATGCCAAATGCGATCCAACAATAA actgttcaacaagaagaaaaagaagttttAGAGAATTTCCTGATAAATTTGTCAAGATTATGGCAAAG atttttcctctCAACAGTCAACAGCAGAAGAAGTTTAAAGcgaattcaaagttttttaaGCCAAAATGGTGA